A region of Paenibacillus sp. JNUCC-31 DNA encodes the following proteins:
- a CDS encoding nucleotidyltransferase domain-containing protein: MILEKVINRIVIQSEYKDFVDKYIDNILSEFKGKIHSIYMCGSIPKGTATPFKSDADFTIVCVNPKDIDYERLSNIKDRLLGEYPVLTKIDTTICSMDDVLSKPNEWGFWVKVICVCMYGDDVGEEVPPIIISPEFILDLNTETKEEVDRIHRLLSNASDNTMKTRYIKGYSKRLIRALYSLVLEDTGVWQDDMIMMKNAILNYCEIDGALVDYLYACYLDSNVLVEEFLGIADEVYSYFENALHAMAASRTSFD; the protein is encoded by the coding sequence ATGATATTAGAAAAAGTTATAAATAGAATTGTAATACAAAGTGAATATAAGGATTTTGTAGATAAGTATATAGATAATATACTTAGCGAATTTAAAGGTAAGATTCATAGCATTTATATGTGTGGCTCGATTCCCAAAGGAACAGCTACACCTTTTAAGTCAGATGCAGACTTTACTATTGTATGTGTAAATCCCAAAGATATTGATTACGAAAGATTGTCAAATATTAAAGACAGGCTTTTGGGAGAATATCCAGTCTTAACTAAGATTGATACGACCATTTGCTCGATGGACGATGTATTAAGCAAACCGAATGAGTGGGGTTTTTGGGTTAAGGTCATTTGTGTTTGCATGTATGGTGATGACGTTGGCGAAGAAGTACCACCGATAATTATTTCTCCAGAGTTCATTTTAGACTTAAATACAGAGACCAAGGAGGAAGTAGATCGTATACATCGTTTACTTTCTAATGCTAGTGATAACACAATGAAAACTAGATATATTAAAGGTTACTCTAAGAGATTAATTCGTGCATTATACTCTTTGGTTTTAGAAGATACAGGGGTATGGCAAGATGACATGATTATGATGAAGAATGCCATATTAAACTATTGTGAGATTGACGGCGCTTTAGTTGATTATCTGTATGCTTGTTACTTGGATAGTAATGTACTTGTTGAAGAGTTTCTGGGAATTGCAGATGAAGTATATAGCTATTTTGAGAACGCCTTACATGCAATGGCTGCTTCCAGAACCTCCTTCGACTAA
- a CDS encoding LacI family DNA-binding transcriptional regulator → MPKLKDIAERVGVSISTVSRAISNDTNRPVNEETKRKIREAALELGYNLDESSKSIGKEITSAKRIACIVPQVLMDDHPYFSQVLTGFHAKLTEMGLPPAIVRTCEELSDTERIKMMLQETGTQGIVAISWYDETLFEMLEQENITVLGVSLNDERLNVPVVDCDRIFSARTAVRHLIEQGHTRIGFIGGPAYSEQIESEERYVGYKFAMLEANLSLNEHWIINTNWNVNFSYSRLTELLTDTPKSDWPTAIFCASDMLAIPAMRAVVEQNGRIPQDIAFVGMDNISMAQYTTPPLTSVQVPKYEIGKVAAQLINDYLEGRYSSLHKVLLPSTLIVRESSVYDRTNRTNG, encoded by the coding sequence ATGCCAAAATTAAAAGATATCGCAGAACGTGTAGGCGTATCCATATCAACGGTTTCGCGCGCGATCAGCAATGATACCAATCGACCGGTCAATGAAGAGACAAAGCGGAAAATTAGGGAAGCTGCCCTTGAGTTGGGATACAATTTGGATGAATCCTCCAAATCGATTGGCAAAGAGATTACCTCAGCCAAACGGATAGCTTGTATCGTGCCACAGGTTTTGATGGATGATCATCCGTACTTTTCACAGGTACTGACAGGTTTTCACGCGAAATTGACGGAAATGGGACTGCCTCCAGCAATTGTCCGCACTTGCGAGGAACTTAGTGACACCGAACGGATCAAGATGATGCTTCAGGAAACGGGTACTCAAGGGATAGTCGCCATCAGCTGGTACGATGAAACATTGTTTGAGATGCTTGAGCAAGAGAATATCACTGTACTGGGTGTGAGTCTCAATGACGAAAGGCTTAATGTACCGGTCGTTGACTGTGACCGAATATTTTCTGCCCGCACAGCAGTCCGTCATTTGATCGAGCAAGGCCATACCCGGATTGGGTTTATCGGTGGCCCCGCATATTCGGAACAAATAGAGAGCGAAGAAAGGTATGTCGGTTATAAATTTGCCATGCTGGAAGCAAACCTGAGTCTGAATGAACATTGGATTATCAACACCAACTGGAATGTGAATTTCAGCTACAGCAGACTGACGGAGCTCCTGACCGATACGCCCAAGTCTGATTGGCCGACGGCAATTTTTTGTGCAAGTGATATGCTCGCTATTCCTGCCATGCGGGCGGTGGTTGAACAAAATGGCCGTATTCCTCAAGATATAGCATTCGTGGGTATGGATAATATTTCAATGGCGCAGTATACGACACCACCTCTGACGTCCGTGCAAGTTCCAAAATATGAAATCGGCAAAGTGGCAGCACAATTAATTAACGATTATCTGGAGGGACGTTATTCATCGCTCCATAAAGTGTTGTTGCCCAGCACCCTTATTGTGAGGGAATCATCTGTCTACGATCGTACAAATCGTACAAATGGCTAG
- a CDS encoding ABC transporter permease: MANTTVQPAVNAVHEKKRIRQKWNPILRNWQLYLLISPVVAYYIVFQYLPMYGIQIAFKDFIATKGIWGSPWVGFEHFERFFHSYYFWRLIKNTLGLGLYSLAVGFPVPIILALLMNEVRAEKFKKFVQTITYAPHFLSTVVVVGMMMMFLSPRYGIINHFIGMFGGNPINFLSEPSWFKTLFVMSDVWQTMGWSSIIYLAALAGVDSQLHEAARVDGATRLQRIRHINIPSIMPTIIILFILNIGSIMGIGFEKVLLMQNTLNLETSDIISTYVYRSGIQDAEYSFSAAIGLFNSIINFILLVTVNQISKRMSETSLW, translated from the coding sequence ATGGCCAATACAACTGTACAACCTGCTGTGAATGCAGTACATGAAAAGAAGAGAATACGTCAGAAGTGGAACCCCATTTTACGAAATTGGCAGCTCTATTTGTTAATTTCACCCGTTGTTGCTTATTACATTGTCTTTCAGTACTTGCCGATGTATGGCATTCAAATCGCATTTAAGGATTTCATTGCAACGAAGGGCATCTGGGGAAGCCCCTGGGTTGGGTTTGAACATTTTGAACGTTTTTTTCACAGTTATTACTTCTGGAGATTAATTAAAAATACGCTTGGACTTGGGTTGTACAGCTTGGCGGTAGGTTTTCCAGTCCCTATCATCTTGGCACTTCTGATGAATGAGGTAAGGGCGGAAAAATTCAAAAAATTTGTTCAGACCATAACCTATGCGCCGCACTTTCTATCAACTGTCGTGGTCGTAGGCATGATGATGATGTTTTTATCGCCGCGATACGGAATCATTAATCACTTCATTGGTATGTTTGGCGGCAATCCCATTAATTTCTTGTCTGAGCCATCCTGGTTCAAGACCTTGTTTGTGATGTCGGATGTATGGCAGACCATGGGCTGGAGCTCAATTATTTATTTGGCGGCACTAGCCGGCGTGGACTCTCAACTTCATGAAGCAGCGCGTGTGGATGGGGCAACCCGGTTGCAGCGGATAAGGCATATTAATATACCGAGTATTATGCCGACCATTATCATTTTGTTCATTTTAAATATCGGAAGCATCATGGGTATTGGTTTCGAGAAGGTCCTGCTGATGCAGAACACACTGAATTTAGAAACCTCGGACATTATCTCTACCTACGTCTACCGGAGTGGGATACAAGATGCTGAATACAGCTTCTCGGCGGCGATTGGTCTGTTTAACTCCATCATCAATTTCATCTTATTAGTCACGGTTAACCAGATCTCAAAACGAATGAGTGAAACGAGCCTATGGTAA
- a CDS encoding carbohydrate ABC transporter permease, producing the protein MLVESRGDRIFNIVNHFLLIVITLIVIYPLIFVLSASFSDPQSVLRGEMFLWPKGINLHSYEKIFQNKDILRGYTNTLIYTLVGTLINLVMTILAAYPLSRKDFIGRNAIMALFVFTMFFSGGLIPTYMLIKNLGMLNTLWVMIIPNAVSIWNIIIMRTFFQQSIPHELHEAATIDGCSNIQTLTRIILPLSMPIIAVTILFYAVGHWNAFFNAMLYLSDKNKFPLQLILREILIQGQTNDMVKMSTESAIKQQREVEGIKYAVLVVANIPVLLLYPFLQRYFVKGVMIGAIKG; encoded by the coding sequence ATGCTTGTTGAATCTAGAGGAGATCGTATTTTTAATATAGTTAACCATTTTTTGTTAATTGTAATTACGCTTATTGTTATCTACCCGCTTATTTTTGTGTTAAGTGCTTCGTTCAGCGATCCGCAGTCCGTCCTGCGTGGTGAGATGTTCCTATGGCCCAAGGGGATCAATCTCCATTCTTACGAGAAGATTTTTCAGAACAAAGATATCCTCAGAGGTTATACCAATACACTGATCTATACTTTAGTGGGGACGCTGATTAATCTCGTCATGACGATTCTGGCGGCATATCCGCTATCTCGAAAGGATTTTATAGGCCGCAATGCCATCATGGCCCTGTTTGTTTTCACAATGTTCTTCAGTGGCGGGTTAATTCCAACCTATATGCTAATCAAAAACCTTGGCATGTTAAACACATTATGGGTCATGATCATTCCGAATGCCGTTTCGATCTGGAACATCATCATTATGCGGACATTCTTCCAGCAATCGATTCCACATGAGTTGCATGAGGCGGCGACGATTGATGGCTGCTCCAATATTCAAACGTTAACCCGGATTATCCTGCCATTATCCATGCCCATTATAGCGGTGACGATTCTGTTCTATGCTGTTGGGCACTGGAACGCCTTTTTTAACGCAATGTTGTATCTGTCCGACAAGAACAAATTTCCACTTCAACTCATTTTGCGGGAAATTCTGATTCAAGGCCAGACGAACGATATGGTCAAAATGTCAACCGAGTCTGCGATTAAGCAGCAAAGGGAAGTGGAAGGCATTAAATATGCTGTACTCGTTGTTGCCAATATACCGGTGCTCTTGCTGTATCCTTTCCTGCAAAGATATTTTGTTAAAGGCGTGATGATTGGTGCCATTAAAGGATGA
- a CDS encoding type 2 periplasmic-binding domain-containing protein, whose protein sequence is MTLNKWGSIALVCMMSVSMLAGCSSKDADSGSSKDKGAANGKVNASGFPIVNDTITVSGFAGKFFANADWNDLRLWKEYEKMSNVHIQWDTVQKDNLKEKRNLLLAGGAYPELFYASAFSRSDLLKYGKQGAFIPLNDLIDQYAPNFKALMKKYPVISKGITMPDGNIYGLPTLYDPEFKSVLYGTPWVKQEWLDKLGLQEPQTLDDFYNMLKAFKEKDPNGNGQKDEIAWGGVGTAGVVNYLRGSFGLNNHGTSNINIDTDPQTDKVRFIPTDPQYKELLQFVNKLYKDGLLEQDIVSVKSTEVDAKGMEGLIGVVDNVDPVAIYNQQGYVGMPVLKGPHGDQTYNAYGSPLGNIGMFVLTDKAQNPEAMIRWMDYFYSDEGIKTFFMGWKDETYKEDAEGNVDYVDNIKNNPDGLNLDQAVGQYLIWPGGYYPGFVKQKYFKGAEGLPTSVDNAKKAESHILPQDQIWPPFNFTQEEQRDLTTFQTDIETYVDEMRDKFITGNESFDNWDQYVAALQKMGVERYVAIYQSAADRYTQAD, encoded by the coding sequence ATGACGCTCAACAAGTGGGGGAGTATCGCTCTGGTTTGTATGATGTCTGTTTCGATGCTGGCCGGGTGCAGTTCTAAGGATGCTGATTCGGGAAGTAGCAAAGATAAAGGAGCTGCCAATGGCAAAGTCAATGCGAGCGGATTTCCGATCGTAAATGACACCATTACAGTGAGTGGATTTGCCGGAAAGTTTTTTGCCAATGCGGACTGGAACGATCTCCGACTCTGGAAAGAGTATGAGAAGATGTCCAATGTTCATATCCAGTGGGATACGGTACAGAAGGATAATTTGAAGGAAAAGCGCAATCTCCTACTGGCAGGCGGCGCTTACCCGGAGCTGTTCTACGCCTCGGCGTTTTCCAGATCGGATCTGCTGAAATACGGCAAACAGGGCGCATTCATTCCTCTAAATGATCTGATCGACCAATACGCGCCTAACTTTAAGGCTCTAATGAAGAAGTATCCGGTTATTAGCAAAGGGATTACGATGCCGGATGGTAACATATATGGGCTGCCGACCCTGTATGATCCGGAATTCAAGTCGGTTCTGTACGGAACACCTTGGGTGAAGCAAGAGTGGCTTGATAAATTAGGTTTGCAGGAACCGCAGACATTAGATGACTTCTATAATATGTTGAAAGCATTTAAAGAAAAGGACCCGAACGGCAACGGGCAGAAGGACGAGATAGCCTGGGGCGGTGTGGGAACGGCTGGTGTGGTGAACTACCTGAGAGGTTCATTTGGGTTGAATAATCATGGAACCTCCAACATTAACATTGATACAGATCCTCAGACAGATAAAGTACGCTTTATTCCAACCGATCCCCAATACAAGGAGCTGCTGCAATTCGTGAATAAGCTCTACAAGGACGGATTGCTCGAGCAGGACATTGTATCTGTTAAGAGTACCGAAGTGGATGCTAAAGGAATGGAAGGCTTGATCGGAGTCGTTGATAATGTCGATCCGGTTGCGATATACAATCAGCAAGGTTATGTTGGCATGCCCGTACTGAAGGGTCCTCATGGCGATCAGACATACAACGCCTATGGTTCTCCACTCGGTAATATCGGGATGTTTGTACTGACAGATAAAGCCCAAAATCCAGAGGCCATGATCCGCTGGATGGATTATTTCTACAGCGATGAAGGCATCAAGACGTTCTTCATGGGCTGGAAAGATGAGACGTATAAAGAAGATGCAGAAGGTAACGTAGACTATGTCGACAATATCAAAAACAACCCGGATGGCCTTAATCTGGACCAGGCGGTAGGTCAATACCTGATCTGGCCGGGTGGATACTACCCTGGTTTTGTGAAGCAGAAATACTTCAAGGGTGCTGAAGGTCTGCCAACTTCGGTTGATAATGCGAAAAAAGCAGAGTCTCACATCTTACCACAAGATCAAATTTGGCCTCCATTTAATTTCACACAGGAAGAGCAGCGAGATCTGACCACTTTCCAGACAGATATTGAAACGTATGTAGATGAAATGCGTGACAAATTCATTACTGGAAATGAATCCTTTGACAATTGGGATCAGTATGTGGCAGCTCTCCAAAAGATGGGCGTAGAACGATATGTAGCCATCTATCAGTCAGCAGCAGACCGTTATACCCAAGCGGATTAA
- a CDS encoding Gfo/Idh/MocA family protein — MSQLKAVLIGAGARGAGGYAPYALDYPHELTFVAVAEADPVRRARFAEKYEIPPEHCYETWEPLLAEPKLADIAVICTQDRMHYGPTMQALDKKYHVMLEKPMSPDPKECLEMEQAARDNDRLLTICHVLRYTPFWNTIKKVIQEGRIGEIVSIQLNENVGYWHIAHSFVRGNWNNSNTSSPMILSKSCHDMDVLSWLVDQPCLKVSSFGSLKHFHEGNAPEGSADRCLDCAVEPTCAYSAPRFYLSEQFRGWAGHFTQELTKPNIIQGLRDTDYGRCVYRSDNNVVDHQVVNMEFEGGATAMFSMCGFTFEQERRIQIMGTKGELRGEEDQITVYDFLTHQKTEITIPSQTSGHGGGDSGIVRNFLDEVRHYNGQESLTSAAASVRSHLIAFAAEKSRLNGGESIDLNEYARQLMVKEELSK; from the coding sequence ATGAGTCAACTGAAAGCAGTCCTGATTGGAGCAGGTGCGAGGGGAGCGGGTGGCTATGCACCCTATGCACTTGATTATCCGCATGAGCTTACCTTCGTTGCAGTTGCGGAAGCCGATCCAGTGAGGAGAGCAAGATTTGCTGAGAAGTACGAGATTCCGCCGGAACACTGTTACGAGACTTGGGAGCCCCTGTTGGCTGAACCTAAGCTGGCTGATATTGCGGTTATTTGTACACAGGACAGAATGCATTATGGCCCAACCATGCAGGCTTTAGATAAGAAGTATCATGTCATGCTGGAGAAGCCGATGTCACCTGATCCAAAGGAATGTCTTGAGATGGAACAAGCGGCGAGAGATAATGACCGGCTGCTGACGATCTGCCATGTGCTGCGGTACACACCGTTCTGGAATACAATCAAAAAGGTGATACAAGAAGGACGTATCGGAGAAATTGTCTCCATTCAGTTGAATGAGAATGTGGGTTACTGGCATATTGCCCACAGCTTCGTGCGAGGAAATTGGAACAATTCCAACACATCCAGCCCGATGATCCTGTCCAAGTCATGCCATGATATGGACGTATTATCCTGGCTCGTGGATCAGCCTTGCCTCAAGGTCAGTTCGTTCGGATCTCTTAAACATTTTCATGAAGGCAATGCACCGGAAGGTTCCGCTGATCGATGCTTGGATTGTGCTGTAGAACCAACCTGCGCGTACTCTGCACCAAGATTTTATTTGAGTGAACAGTTCAGGGGTTGGGCAGGACATTTTACACAGGAGCTGACGAAGCCGAATATCATACAGGGTTTGCGTGATACCGATTACGGTCGGTGTGTATACCGGAGTGACAATAATGTGGTAGATCATCAGGTCGTGAATATGGAATTTGAAGGTGGAGCTACGGCCATGTTCAGTATGTGCGGGTTTACATTTGAGCAGGAACGTAGAATCCAGATCATGGGGACGAAAGGAGAACTTCGCGGTGAGGAAGATCAAATTACGGTGTACGACTTTTTGACACATCAAAAAACAGAAATCACAATCCCTTCTCAAACCAGCGGCCATGGTGGGGGAGACAGCGGCATTGTGAGGAATTTCCTGGATGAGGTGCGTCATTATAACGGCCAGGAGAGCCTGACATCGGCTGCAGCTTCCGTCCGGAGTCATCTGATCGCATTTGCAGCTGAAAAGTCGCGGCTGAACGGGGGCGAGTCTATCGATCTGAACGAATATGCCCGTCAGCTTATGGTGAAGGAAGAGCTATCTAAATAA
- a CDS encoding LamG domain-containing protein yields the protein MYSGLIDEVKLQNKVLTDQEILTEYENVKSLHGDSVPEIPKWRYC from the coding sequence ATGTACTCTGGACTCATTGATGAAGTGAAGCTGCAAAACAAAGTCCTCACTGATCAGGAGATTCTTACTGAATATGAGAATGTGAAGTCGCTTCACGGCGATTCGGTCCCGGAAATTCCGAAATGGCGATATTGTTGA